From the genome of Tenrec ecaudatus isolate mTenEca1 chromosome 1, mTenEca1.hap1, whole genome shotgun sequence:
GCCCTCTGACAATCTTATcaatcccatttgcagactagGACACTGCAGGTCAGACAGGGGAGGGGATCATTTAAGGGAAGTGGGACAATGGTTTGCGGGTAGAGACATGGTCATGGAAGACAGAGGGCCCAAAGCCCAGCAGTGACAGTCTGGGGTGAGAATGGGTATAGGGTGGTAGTGgagatggagacccaggcctagatGTGTGGAGAATGCCTGAGCCAATGACTCTGGAGGACAAGGCATCTGtgtcctggtgggggtgggggtgggagtggtgttCAGGTGTCATCTTTCACCTGAAGGCTGACTGACTATGTGGGCAGAGATGGGCAGCAGCTCCCAGAATTTAGAACCAGAAGAGAGGCTTCTGGCCTCTGTCCCTCCCCAGGCCCAAGCTTCTGGGTTCACGGAGGGTGgtcgtcagagccacaggagggagggaagggatctGAGAGTGTCTGATGGACCAGAAAAGGAAGACATTAGAAGAAGGAGAGGCTGGTCTACCCACAGCTCACAGGACCGGTGGTGCCactctggggggggaggggagttgggGGCGGTGATGGGTGTAGACCACCCCTCCTTGATACTGTCAGATGGAGTGACACCAAAATGACTCCAGAGTCCTTGTCCCATGACAGGGACGAGCAAGCCAGAGTTCAGAGGAGCCCCCAAGACAACTCTCAGGGCAAGTGTCACCGTCACCATGATAACACTGGCAGGGGTGGCCTGGTGACCTCGGTGGGTCTGAGAGGCAGGTCTCTACCTTGGCCACTGAGTGGGGAGGAGTTGAGGGCAGTCATGCGGGGGTGCGGCTGGGGGTGGGTACCAGGCCTGGAAGGGGCGTGGTTACGCAGCCCTGGGAGGAGGGGAGCAGTTCATGGCCAGCCTCACCCACGAGGGGTGGTATCTTGAGTTCCAGCACTGCGTGGCACTGGCTAGTGAGGCCACTGCACTGGCAGGAATTCCCCTTTTGGTTTCACTAGTGTTCCGTTTGGGCCAAATCAAGACTTGCTGGCCAGCAGGACCTGTAATCTGTAGGCAGGGGACAGTCAGGGCAGGAATAAAGCCCTCCCCTGGCACACTGTGCACCGGGGGGCGGCAGAAGGTGCACCTCTGACTGCCAGCTGACTCTCAGCAGCCCAGGCACTGAGCGAGTGAGTGAGCGGAGGAACCAAGGAGAAAAGCTGGGCCCGGAAGCCCCCGAGTCCCTGAGACCAGCTATGCCCCAGCTGTGATGTCTTCCTGGTGGCCTTGGAGAAGGCCCGTTGACAGGAGGACCCAGAAACACACCGGGGTGCTCTAACCATACAGCAGGAGCCGAAACCCTTCCCTCCCCAAATGGCGAGGCCATGCCTTTGCACCTGTGGTCCAGGGTTCCTCTGCAGAATTGGTCTTGGGATTGGGGAAAGGATGTTTCTCCCCCACACCCCTGCAAGGAGGAGTGCCCCACTACAACCACTGCAAGGTGCTCACCCTCCCTGGTTCCCTCTATTCACGGTGACAATCTACCActgtcccccttcccatttccaaGTCCCTTCTCCCCTGAAACCTGGCTGGTCAGGGCACCGAAGGCTGTAGACGGGTAGCCTCAGGGAGCTCAGCAGCCTTATGGGGGAGACCCGAGTCCCCTCTTTGACTTGAAAACATGCATCTCTGAAGAATCatagtcccccctccccccagtgagAGCCCTGCACTGGCCACTCCTCGGGATGCCCCCCAGGAGGTGAGAGTTCCTTCCCACGATGCCCCCCCTCCCGGGGTCAGGAAGGACAAGTGCTGCAGAAATGACACCAGAGACATAGACAGAGGACCCTGAGACAGACACCACGGGACCTGCTTACATACACCCCAAGTCCCAGGGAGCAAACACGTGGCCACACAGAACACAGCTTGCACAAAACTTCCACAAAGCAAGCCTGAAagtctcgccccacccccaccccccaactccccggagcctggaggctcCCAATTTGTGAGTTCAGAGGTATTTCCATTCTTCAGTTTCCAAAGATGAGCAGCAAAGGCGAATCACCAGCAATGAGAGTCACCATATGGAATAACCGGTGAGCCAGCCCTGAGCCCTGGCGTGACAGCTGGAGGGCCTGTGTGCTGGAGGCAGAACCCAGCACCCTCAGGAAAGCCAGAGACCAGAGGCCCAGGAAAGACACACCAAAGTAGCCACGTGGGCATACAGAGGTGACCTCCAGGGAACCCTGAAAGGCAGGCAGGGCCGGAGAGACTCACCATGGAGTCCACACACTTCCAGATTCTTAACCAGCACGAggacccctctcccacccccactcccaccctgcacCGGAGAACCCAGCTCACTGAAGCACAGAGTGAGCTGTGAGTCCCCTGAAGGCGACGTCTGCTGAAAGGCACCGCCCGGAACCTCAGAGCCACAGGCCTGCCATTTGAGATCTCGCGGCCTCCGAACACGGCTGGTCTACCTGGCCACTGGCCGGCCCGTGCGTGCCACAGGCCGCAGAAGCTGAAAACCAAACGCGCTTCTTACCCTCCTTCGAAGATTCTGATCCTCGCCGGCTCCCCTCTCTTGGAGGCAGGAGCGTCCTCCTCCGGTTTCCCTCgcttctcctcttccttctccgcTCTAGCTATATTTTTCTGGCCTTCCGGGGAAACCAGCGAAGGGAGGTGAACCTGGCCCGCCACGGGGATGACAAAACCATCGCTGGTTAAAGGGCTCATTCTCAGCAGGAACGTAACTCTAGTGGGGAAGGCATTGGGGTATTGCATGGGCTCCAGGACTGGACTTAGGAGGCCTCGAACCCCAGGCCATAGCCCCACAACCTGCCTTCCAACCCAATTTCTGCTTTTTCACTGTGTTTGCTTAGGAGCTTGGGTCTCTCCCAGTCCAGTGATGTCTGCCCACTCCAGGGTCTCCAGTGGGTGGATCCTTTCTGGGTGAGGTTTAGTAAATCTTAAGCAGCTATGTTCTGGCAGGATTAATGACAAGAGGAGACATTGAAGCCATAATGTTCATCTAGGGCAAGCAAAGTGGCAGGAATGTGGTCCCCAGGAGGTGGGCCCAGGCAGGCAGTCTCTCTGGTATGGTTCCCTGTTACCATCTATCCTGGGGCCCTGTGTGGCATTTGACTGGATCAGCTCTCTTTTAGATCAGGAAGCTGTGGCTCAAGATCACCGAGGGCACGCAGTAAGTTCAGGGTAGAGCTGGAAGGAGAGGACAGGtctccagcctcaggatgctggtTGCAAAGCCAGTACTAGAGGCTGTATCCAGGCTGAGGAGCTTGACCTCAGAATGCCTCCTGCATTTGAGCCAGGGAGGCTCAGAGCACAGTGAAGTTGTTTGATGTGCCCAGGGGGGATGCAGGTTCTAGGACAAATGGAGGCTCTACTCTAAAcaaagacccaggcctggtggggaggGCTGCCATTGGCCTTGTGCTGCCAAACTAGCCTCTGCTATAATGAGATGAGGTTCTTTGACCCTCCAGATGGTGGGGGCAAGGCATGTCAATCCTTGTGTAGGAAGTAGTGATGTTAGGCTGGAGATGGGgggccagtgggggtggggtggtggtggtggtggtggtagtgttagCAGCGCCAGGAATTCGGTTCCTATCCAGCTTCATGTCACTAAAGTCACAAGGATTCATGTTGTTTTCAGCCTGTGCGAGAAGCCACCACATCTCCTGGTACTGGGGTGACCTAAGAATCACAGTCCCCTGAGTCAGCCCGGATGGAGCCAAGCCAAAGGCTCTTTGTTAGGAAAGAGGCTTCAAGCCCAGCACCACATCGGTTGCTGTGGACTAAGCTACCCTGGGGGAATGAACTCCCTCAGCATCATAGGGTCTGAGAAGCCAATGAGCTCACATTCTATCACTCAGTGATCCCCAAATGAGCTCCTCAGACTTGGGGCTTGAGGGGCACCCTAAGGGGGTCTGGGGAGCTGCTTTAGCAGAAGCCAGCTGATTTccagctccccgctccctctgcccctgcccaccggatttccagggaagctgttcCCACTCCCACCTGGCCTGTGCCCCGGGTTGCCTAGGGCATAGCTCCTGGGGTCTGGGGTATGCTGGAGGGAGCTGGTTTGGGATGAAAGTATTCACTGTACCAGTGAGCCCAGGGTTGACTTTGGCTTTTCAATACTACTATGAACAATAAGTGCACAAAGCAATTCTTGAAGGCACCCACCCTCTTGTTCTTAATCTCTGCAGCAGTGCCAGGTGGTTGCCAAAGCCATCTCCGTGGGAATGAAAGGTAGGAGAGACCTAGGCAAAGGAGTGTGGGTGGGAAGTGAACTCATGCAGATGTTTAGGTTTCTCCTGGGCTTAGCCACTGAAAAACCCTGTGACCAAACATAAACATGATAGGGTTCCTCAGACCTGCACGAGGATCGTGAGGAAGGGCCTGGAGAGGCCAAGATAGGCCAAGTCCAAAGGAATTTTTCAGAGCTGTTAACAAAGAAAGGAAGCTACCGAACGACAAGAGTCAGCTCAGTAGAATGAAGAACTGCGCTCAAATCACAGTCTAAAGATGGATTGGGCTGTACTGGGAGATTGtttggagagggagagagggagaggaagggaagggagaaggatGATTAAAGTCCTGGACCAAGTAGTTGTATGAACGCGCTCAAACTAAAAAAAatgaacttactgccatcaagtcgatgccgactcaaagtggccctataggacagggtagaatggcccctgtgggtctgcACGACTATAACGCTCCATAGGAGCAGAGAACCccatctgtctccagaggagtgcctagtggtttcaaactcctctcCTTGAGGTTGGTAACCCATtcatggttacccattgggcttctAATTGCAAAGCCAGCACTTAGaaatcaccagccagctctgagggagaaagacaaggcagggacagttctactccgtcctgtagTCTTGTTACGGCAGTGCATAGGAATCTGGTAGGGGGAGGAAATGTGCTAGGAATCAGAGAGTCAAACATAAAGTTGACAGGCTGCAGGTTTTGTAAAGCAGTATTTTATACAAATGAGCACCAAGATCAATGAAGCCCAATTCACTTCCCTTTCTTAAATGAACCACTGAGTGTTTAGCTGTCAGACACACAGGGACATCCTAGATCACGTGAAAAGGCTTTGTGGTGAAATCTAGTTTGAAGCCAGGACCTGCTATTTACTTTAGGGATGTGACCTTTGTACTTTGTACTTTGGTGTTCTCATCTACAAAATGGTGATATGGCCCCTAACTTTCAAGGTGGTCATGACAGTCAAGATTAGCACAACACTGGAGCAGAGTAAGTGCTTACCAAGTTAGGAGTATGAATGTAATTACAATGATATCTTGGGAATGACCATGGCAAGTAAGTGCCCCTGGAGAGTACGTTGGTGATGATGAATCGCATCCAGGCACGTCTGTTTAGTGAATGTATGGAAAGTTATGGAACACAGTTTTGCTCCTTTATCTGCAATATGATTTATTTGAggacattttttttcctgatttgaTCAAAGCATCTGATCAGAAGCCACACCGATGAACATCTTTCGATCATCAATAATCTTTCAAGGTTATTTTCCCCTACATAAATGAGGAGACAAGAAGAAAGAATCTTTGCAGTCAGACAGGACTGCCTTCAAATTCTGGGTGTGTAAACCATTTGTCATATGTCCATGGCCTCCCTTATCCTCTGAGTCTCAGTTCTCTCAGACTTAGGCTGGAGATGGTGGAAATCAGCATGGATGAGATCAAAGGGTTCAGCAGAGTGCCTGGTACAGTCAGGCTGCTCAGTAACATATTCTTATTCCACAGATGCCAAATCAAACTAACACATCATGGGTTACATCTTTGGCCTTCTAagggtacacaggtgtcttatgtcTGATGCAAACTCGGAATTACAGAATTTCCCACTTGCTGAATTTACAGATCAGGGTGCCAGTTcatctcatagctcctgatgcagGCTCAGATCAGAGGCAATGGAAGAGTGAATTCCCACACCTTAGTGAGGGCCTATGGCTACCACACAGCACAGATGAGTGGAACTTTGAGTGACACTGCCGCCTGTGGTAAAGAGGGATCCTGCAGCCCAGCTCTATTAGCTATGTTAAACATTCACAGAAAAGATGGAAGGGATTTTCCAAGAGCTGTTTGTGTCAAATTATAGAATTTCAGGAAATAGGAAGATTTCAAGTGGTACCAATGAGAGAATTCACAGATATGGGGGAAGGAGAAAGGTCGCAAAGGACCCAAACTACAAAGGGTATGAGCATGTGATGAAGGAGTGGTTCTAAAACTGTTGTCAGTATTTCCATTAACCAAGTTTCCAAACTAGATCTTTTTGAAGAATCACGTCTTTCTTTGCTGAAATTGTACCTTTGATTTTATAATCAAGGCCACTGGGAAAGCAGGATTACCTCATAGCTAACTTCCCTGGATTGTATCTATTCCAGTGATGCAAGGGACAACCTGACAAAGAAACTCGATGAACATGTACCCTTGTAAGGTGACCAATCACAGCTTtcagaagggaaatcttcccattcACCTGGCTGTGGTTTTGTAGATGGGGCTCGAGCAGATTGTGGCTTTAAGAGCTCACCagggttcttttctttctttttttttgtaatggCGAGAACAATAAGGCTGAACTTACCTCTGTCATGCGGGGCTTGCAGGAGCTGGATGGCACAAGCCTTCCTGTCTCAGGATGCGGAGCTGTGGCCATGGTGTATGTCTCTTTGCTCACCTTCTGCTTAGACCTCAGGAGGGACAAAGCAGCTTTAGTGGAAACCCCTGGAAGGTTGGGGTTGTACAAACTTATGCACCAACCAGCGTAAACAGAGGACCTCCTATCTGCATGCTGGATGTGATTTGGCTtaatgtagtttaaatagcaCCAACTGACATTAGTGGTCGTGTGGAGGCTGGGGAACTGCAGTACCTTCTCTGAGTCCATACCTTCTTGTGACTTGGCTGGTCTGGGGGATGTTTCTGAAAGAGGCAGCGAGCTGGGAGGCATCTGTGGAGGGAGGTCGGGTTGTTCCTTGGAATCTTCCTTCTTTACACTCAGTGTGGGCAATGCCCTGCGGTGAGGTTTGCTAGGTGACTGGCCATATTCCTTCATGACTTCTGAGCCTGGAGCGGTCTCACGGGCTAATGTagggtgagcaagtggaggagtTTCCTTCGGCTCCAATGGATCTGAGGATACACTGGACCGTGTTTCCAGCTCCCTCTGGCCCTGGCTGCCCGGGTGGGATTTCTCTGGCCTTTTCCCATCCTCAGTGCTGGTAAGCACGGCACTGCATGGCTTTACCAGCTCGAGTTTTTCATCTGCCTTGGAAGCTTCCTCTTCCTTCACCCTCTTTTGCTGCTGGGTTTCCATGGTAAGTTCAAGGCTGCCAGCTGGCGAGAGGACACGTTTGCTCCCTCCTGCTGCTGATGAACTGCCCTCCAGGCTCAGGACACTCTCTGATGACAGGGATGTGCTTTTTCTTTCTGGCAGCGTCACAGGCACTCTCAGGTAGGGAGTCGGAAAACCTCTGCTTTGTTCTTCACTTACTCCAGCCAATTGGGGACCAACCTCAAAAGCCTCTGTCCCATACACGGTTATCCCTTTGGATGGGGGTTCCTCAAATTTGGGGAGAGCCATGGTTGCTGAGCTGCCTTGGGACTGGGTGACCAGGATCTGGGAGAGGGTAGTGTACATCGCGCTCCCATAGGCCGGCATGTTGGTCTGAATGCGGACGGGCACAACCAGCGACACCATGGTGtctgggcaggggggtggggccaGCGGAGGTGCCGATGTGGGTGTGGAGGAGCTGGGCGGTAGAGGCACGGGGGGCAGTTGGACGTCTCTGCTGTACTCTGTGGTTGAGGAGAGGCCGGCCGTTCCTGATACCAGGGGGGCCAGGCTAGTCTTGAGCGGGGGCAGGTGACTTTCCACGTCACCTGGGAGCTGAAGTGAAAATTGGGATTGCAGGGGCAGGAAAAACCCCGAGGAGAGGGCTGAGGAGGCCGAGTATGGCATGGGGAGATAGGAAGGGGGCTGCCGAAAGGGGATGGTGGTGGGGTGAGGCATGAGCTGGGGGAGGTGGAGTTGGCCTGGGTGCAGAACGGTAGGTTGGAGAGGAAGAGGTGAGTGCTGAAATAAGGAGGGAGGAAGCGGGGGCATTGAGTATGGCGAGGACAGGAGACTGGACATGGCCTGGGTGGAGAAGAATTCTGAAGACTGGCCTGGCTCATGCTGCAAAAGGTGCTGGAAGGAGAAGAGGGAGACGGGAGGGGGCAGGTAGGGTTTCTCCTGCAAGGGCAGTGGGGCTATGGGTTGGGGGAACACCTGCAGTGCTTCTGTGTAGGGCGGTGTGGACCCCAGAGGAGGTCTGTCTGCCACCTGGCTCTTGTCTCCTGGGTGCTCACTGTGTGAGGTGGCTGCCATGGAGACCTGGGGCAATAAGCTTTTGGCAGATGATTTGCTGGATGAGGGCTGGGGGGCCTCACTCTCCTGTCTGCCTTTGGGGACAGCTTCCAGCTCTGCTTCCGGAGGCCTGCTCAGAGACGCTTGTCTCACCAGGAAGCACTTCCTTCTCTCTGGCGGGGCTGCCGGAGCTGGTGGAGCCGCTGGGGCTGGTGTGGAAGGGCCTGGCGAGGACAAGCTGCCACAGTCAAATGACTTGCTGCGGGTCTCAGTCATCTGGCTGGGGTGGGGCACGTTGGGGCTCTGCTCAGAGGCTGATCTGCGCATCTCTCGGGAGTGCGGGTGGTGGCTGGGGACGGTCAGCATGTGAGTGCCCAGGAGCTTGGAGCGTGGGTCTACCAAGGGCCCCAGGGTCTCCGATTTGCCATGATCTTCCCTCTCAAAGGAGGCTGAGAGGCTGGACCCACTCAGTGAGATACTGCTTTCCTGGCTTGGGCTGCGAGTCAGGGACACGGAGGACTCGAAGCTGGACTCCCCCGATGACTGGGCCATCTCTGCCAGCCGCAGTCTCTTCTTCTTGGGGGGCAGCTTTTCGGCTGGCAGCTGGGCAAGTGTCTGGCTGCGCTGGGGCCACTGGAACTCCTCTGTCTTCTCGGGCTCCTTAGCAGGTGGCTCCGGTTCCGCTTCGGGCCGATCGGGCTCCTCAGTCACCAGGATCTCTGGAACCTGGATGTTGGGCTGGCGGACCAGCCGGGGCTGCAGGGAGTGAGCCGGCCGGCCATGTGGGGCAGCTGGGGGTGATGAGAAGGGGCCCAGGGTCTTGTCTTCCCCTTCCAGGCTACTGGACTGCTCGATAGAGTCGGACTTCTCGAAGGAGCTGGTGTGCTGGATGACTGAAATCTCTTTGGACGTGGCTCTCCTCTCCATCCCGGATTCTGAACTGGAGCCTGCCTTGGGCGTCCTCGGCTGGAAGCCGGTGGGTCCCTCTAAGGGGGAAACTGATTTACTTGGCTCTGCTGGTGACTTGGTGGACTCTGCCTGGGGAAGGCTCCGGGCTGCCTCTGACGGCCCGGCGCTGCCGAACTGCCCTTTCGTGGTCTCAAAGGCAGGTGGCTCTTCCTCGTCACCCAGACTTTTCTCTTTCCGCCGCTTCCTCAGGGGAGTCAGCTCCAAGGTGGCCCCGAGCTTGTAATGCAGCATCTGGGACCAGGGCTCCTGCTCGGCCGGACTCTTCTCAGCGTCCGAGGCCGTGGGGGCACCTACGGAGACGGGCTTGGGTGTCGGAAGCTCCGAGCAATAGTACTTCTTATGGGCTTCGTAATTGTCCCTCTTCTTGTACCGAGCACCACATATGTTACATTCATAGACCATCCCTTTTGTTTTCAGTCCTTTCTTGGTCTTTTTGGCGAGATCGCTCTCCTTGGGTTCCAGTTCTTCGGTGGGTTTGGAGGCGGTGTCTTTCTTGCTCGGTCCAGCCTCCTCCGAGCTGTACTCGCCCCCCAAGGGGAGTTCGATGGCCGGTTGGCGCCTCAGCATCCGGGGGTGGGAGGAGGTCAACAGGTGACTGCGGCTCAGGGCGTCGGGGTCGGTGATGTGGTCATCGAAGGAGTAGCTCCCTCGgaaggtggggtgtggggtgcgGAGAGTGCAGGCAGCCGAAGGCATTGAGTGACTTCTCAGGAGAGGCAcagggggggtggtggggggtgggtgctGGAGGCTCAGCATCGATGCTTCCGGCTTCAGTTTCTCGCTGTGTGCTGCCGACGGGGCTTCTCGGTAGAGACTGGCCTTGGGGGACTCCATGCTGCTGCGCCGAGACAGCGAGCTCCTCCGGGGCTTCACGCTGTCGATCTCGCTGGTGTCCACCACGGCCTCGTTGATGGTGATGAGTTTGGTGATGTGCTCGATCACCTGCGTCCGGGGCACAGACAAAGGCACCAGGCTGGGCTTGTCTTCGGTGGACAGGGGCAGGAGGGGCTGGGTGGTGCTGGCCGTCAGCATGGTGGTCCTCTGCCCGATGCGCCCACATTTGCCGAAGATGATCTCAGCGTAGGACTTGGCGTTGGTGTTGGGAGGGCTGACCTGCTGCTCGGCACTCTCGGAGCGGGAAAAATAGCCCGACTCAGTGCTCCCTTTGCTGCCGGGGCTCAGAAAGGCCTGCTCGTCATTCACCTTCTTCCTCTCGCTCAGGCGCAGGGCCAGCTTCTGCTTGATGGTGTGGGTGTCTTCGGGCTTCTGGCTCACGGGGTGCTCGGACGAGGGTTCCGCAAAGGGCGTGGGGTCCTCGAGAGACTGGGAGGTGCCGGACTGGGACAGGAAGCAGTGCTCATGGCTGGAGCTGTACACCCCGCTGGAAAGGAGGGGGTGCTTGGGCCTCGGGGAGGCCTCCGGGGGGTGGCTGGA
Proteins encoded in this window:
- the HIVEP3 gene encoding transcription factor HIVEP3; this encodes MDPEQSVKGTKKAEGSPRKRLTKGEAIQTCVSSGTLYPGGAPGATQESPLQELLAPQPFPGSSAVLREGSQEKPSQQQKPPKRPSLEASVHISQLPPHPLTPAFMSPGKPEHLLEGSTWQLVDPMRPGPSGSFVAPGIHPPSQLLPSHASIIPPEDLPAIPKVFVPRSSQVSLKPAEEAHKKEKKPQKPGKYICQYCNRPCAKPSVLQKHIRSHTGERPYPCGPCGFSFKTKSNLYKHRKSHAHRIKAGLASGMGTEVYPPGLEMERVPGEEFEEPTEGESTDSEEETGAPSSHPPEASPRPKHPLLSSGVYSSSHEHCFLSQSGTSQSLEDPTPFAEPSSEHPVSQKPEDTHTIKQKLALRLSERKKVNDEQAFLSPGSKGSTESGYFSRSESAEQQVSPPNTNAKSYAEIIFGKCGRIGQRTTMLTASTTQPLLPLSTEDKPSLVPLSVPRTQVIEHITKLITINEAVVDTSEIDSVKPRRSSLSRRSSMESPKASLYREAPSAAHSEKLKPEASMLSLQHPPPTTPPVPLLRSHSMPSAACTLRTPHPTFRGSYSFDDHITDPDALSRSHLLTSSHPRMLRRQPAIELPLGGEYSSEEAGPSKKDTASKPTEELEPKESDLAKKTKKGLKTKGMVYECNICGARYKKRDNYEAHKKYYCSELPTPKPVSVGAPTASDAEKSPAEQEPWSQMLHYKLGATLELTPLRKRRKEKSLGDEEEPPAFETTKGQFGSAGPSEAARSLPQAESTKSPAEPSKSVSPLEGPTGFQPRTPKAGSSSESGMERRATSKEISVIQHTSSFEKSDSIEQSSSLEGEDKTLGPFSSPPAAPHGRPAHSLQPRLVRQPNIQVPEILVTEEPDRPEAEPEPPAKEPEKTEEFQWPQRSQTLAQLPAEKLPPKKKRLRLAEMAQSSGESSFESSVSLTRSPSQESSISLSGSSLSASFEREDHGKSETLGPLVDPRSKLLGTHMLTVPSHHPHSREMRRSASEQSPNVPHPSQMTETRSKSFDCGSLSSPGPSTPAPAAPPAPAAPPERRKCFLVRQASLSRPPEAELEAVPKGRQESEAPQPSSSKSSAKSLLPQVSMAATSHSEHPGDKSQVADRPPLGSTPPYTEALQVFPQPIAPLPLQEKPYLPPPVSLFSFQHLLQHEPGQSSEFFSTQAMSSLLSSPYSMPPLPPSLFQHSPLPLQPTVLHPGQLHLPQLMPHPTTIPFRQPPSYLPMPYSASSALSSGFFLPLQSQFSLQLPGDVESHLPPLKTSLAPLVSGTAGLSSTTEYSRDVQLPPVPLPPSSSTPTSAPPLAPPPCPDTMVSLVVPVRIQTNMPAYGSAMYTTLSQILVTQSQGSSATMALPKFEEPPSKGITVYGTEAFEVGPQLAGVSEEQSRGFPTPYLRVPVTLPERKSTSLSSESVLSLEGSSSAAGGSKRVLSPAGSLELTMETQQQKRVKEEEASKADEKLELVKPCSAVLTSTEDGKRPEKSHPGSQGQRELETRSSVSSDPLEPKETPPLAHPTLARETAPGSEVMKEYGQSPSKPHRRALPTLSVKKEDSKEQPDLPPQMPPSSLPLSETSPRPAKSQEGMDSEKVLQFPSLHTTTNVSWCYLNYIKPNHIQHADRRSSVYAGWCISLYNPNLPGVSTKAALSLLRSKQKVSKETYTMATAPHPETGRLVPSSSCKPRMTEVHLPSLVSPEGQKNIARAEKEEEKRGKPEEDAPASKRGEPARIRIFEGGYKSNEEYVYVRGRGRGKYVCEECGIRCKKPSMLKKHIRTHTDVRPYVCKHCHFAFKTKGNLTKHMKSKAHSKKCQETGVLEELEAEEGTSDDPLQDSEGREGSEAVEEHQFSDLEDSDSESDLDEDEDEDDEESQDERSTPASEAPAPRPGPPALLQADSSPRQALPPPDAPADALEASAGSPCSRGTLAPLPPGPAPPGPAERDTSPGHGSKAGLPRSSWSPSGEAAGRPPSARKHSLTKYDSSPQRHPSASAAPSPPGNQPGPGRDRGPLPCGSLRLELSPLSPSPPQRQLAPEREGSTDPGPSGPSSPRRRSPGQAESPPWPALPGTWASGSPGVGPALRALPHKLLSRSPEQGASPWQNAVPRTPSCSPGPASPRSWPSSALHDIHSPARTENIFSHLPLHSQHLARAPCPLIPIGGIQMVQARPGAHPTLLPGPTGAWVSGFSGGGSDLTGAREAQERGRWSPTESSSASVSPVAKVSKFTLSSELEGRDDPKEQERTSGSLGRPPDWEPPEPTPTDTPCTPSKASPRPSLGFRAERTCSPRLESLRTVAHPQPLAALPLDYSCSEGCLAEASTRPPARRRNLSGEPRTGRGTPEGSRAAPAAQPEDRGSPST